From the genome of Halobacteriovorax marinus SJ:
TTGCTTCAGTTGGAGAGAGGTAGTTATCTCTATCCGTTGCTGCAACAATCTTATCCATACTCATCTCTTTAGCTGAGTGCTTAATATAAATACCATTTAACTGGTCTTTTAAATCTTGAATTTCTTTTGCTTGAATTTGAATATCAGAACATTGTCCTTGAGCTCCACCAAGTGGTTGGTGAATCATAATTCTAGAGTGCGGCATAGAGTATCTATGTCCCTCGGCTCCAGCAGTCAGAAGTAGTGACCCCATTGAAGCAGCAAGACCTACACAATAAGTATGAACAGGACAAGAGATGTATTGCATTACATCGTAAATCCCAAGACCAGCATATACAGATCCACCTGGACTATTAATATAAAAGTGAATTGGTGCATCTGGATCGTCAGTTTCTAAAAATAACATTTGGGCCATAATTAAATTGGCCACAGTATCATTCACCTGCGTTCCTAAGAAAACAATTCTATCTAATAATAGTCTTGAATAAATATCGTATTGTCTTTCCCCACGCGCCGTTTGTTCGATAACAATTGGATTTGGAATGTGCATTTTGGGATTACTCATGGTTCTCTACCCTCTGTTTGATTAAGTAAATGATCGTATTCTTTAGTACTTGTCGTACCGTTTCAAGAAATACTTTAATCAAAAGACTAAACTTTCACGAATAATGTCACAACTAAAAACAACATTTATTTTCAATTATTTCAATACTTTAGTTGAACAAAAGACTCCATTGACTCCCCTTTGATCTCACCTCCTCTCAAACACACTGCACTACTTGGTGACTTTTATCCGCTAAGTCTTGAATTTGCCTCCCCAAGAGCTTAAAGTCTTAGCAAATATTTTTACATAAATATAAGGAGACTTTCATGACTACAGAAACTGTTTATCCAACTTCACTTGTTGGTAAAGAAGCACCAGAATTCAAAGGTCAAGCTGTTGTAAACGGTGAGATCAAAGAAATCGCACTTTCAGACTTCAAAGGTAAGTGGAAAGTTCTTTTCTTCTACCCACTAGATTTCACATTTGTTTGTCCTACAGAAATCACTGCATTCTCTGACAAGATTCAAATGTTCAAAGACCTTAACTGTGAAGTTATTGGTTGTTCAGTTGATTCTGAATTCTCTCACCTTGCTTGGACTCAACAACCAAGAAACAAGGGTGGACTTGGAGAAATTGCTTACCCACTTCTTTCTGACTTAACTAAAGAAGTAGCTAGAAGCTACGGTGTATTAATGGATGACGCTGTTGCATTCCGTGGAACATTCGTTATTGATGATAACAATGTTGTACAACACTGTTCAATCAACAACCTATCTGTTGGTAGAAACGTTGAAGAAATCGCTCGTCTAGTAGACGGTTACCAATATACAGCTAAGCACGGAGAAGTTTGTCCAGCTGGTTGGAATAACGGTGCAGATACTATGAAGCCAGATCCAACAGGATCTCAAGAGTACTTCAACAAGTTATAAGAATAATTTAAAAATTATTTTTTATATGGGGCCACTCTTTATAGGGTGGCCCTCTTTAATTCAAGGCAATAAAAATGGAAATGATTCTTGAGTATATACAGGCCAACGTGGCCATTGCTCCATACTTAATTTTTGGACTGCTCTTCCTTGCTGGTTTTAATCTTCCAGTCTCAGAAGATATTATGCTCTTTGTCTCTGCTCTTATTGCTTCAAAGAATCCAGAGTATACTTACCAACTCTTTGCTGCTGTTTTTCTAGGCGCCTATGTTAGTGATCTCATTTGCTACGGCTTTATGGGTAGATTTCTTGGTAATAAAATATTTAAACTCAAATTCTTTGCCTCTATAGCCTCCCCTGAGAAAATAGAGAAAGTTAATAACTTCTACAATAAGTACGGAATTATGACTCTTCTCATTGGTCGCTTTATTCCCTTCGGCGTGAGAAACGCTCTCTTTCTAACTGCTGGGCTTGGAAAGATGAATGCGTGGAAATTTGCAATTAGTGATCTTATCGCTTGTACTATTTCGTGCGTAAGCTTCTTTGCTCTCTATTATAATTATGGTGAGACAGTTATCGAGTACGTGAAAAAAGGAAATATCATTCTCTTTTCCATCGCACTTATTGGGGTCGTTATCTTCTTTATCAAGAAGAAAAAGGATCAAAAAGCACTTAACTCTCTATAATTACAGAGTTTTCACAAAAGTTGTGTAAATTATATAATCGCTGTGCGTTCTCGTTGTTTTTACGATTTCGATCTGTCATAAAGGGTTTCACAAAATATGTGAAACACAAAAAAACACTAAAACATGAGAATTGAATGACAGCAGTAAATAATAAAATAGTCTCTCTAAAGAACTGGAAGGATAAGAAACTTGAAACAAGTGAGGAAACTTCCCTTCTCAATTACCTGAAGGCCCTTAGCTTTCACGATCTAATGAGTGAGGCTGAGAACACGAGAAACGAACTCAACTCTGGTGAATTAAATAGTCAAACGACTCTAAAATATAAAACAATCCTAGTTATTTAAGAATTTAAAAAGTGAATATTTTTTCAACTCATAAAGTCTATTCGTAATTCAAGAAAAATTAAAGAAAGAATAACGATAAAATAGAAAATTAATAAAAAATTAATATAAAAAAGAAATTAAATTACAAAGGGAATAATTTAAAGAGATTCGAGAGACTGATAGTCGTGTAAGACCTTCTGCCTAAGGATTGCAAGCTTTTGATCTTGATCGTAGCCCAAGAGTTTTGCAACATGTCTAAGCAGCTTTATTCGAGATTCATCATTAGCATGGGACTCGAAGAGGTTTAATAAGAAGATTGTATTCTTAGCAAAATTTGAAACATAACTCTTTATGGCCGCTTTTGCTTCATCACTGGCCAAAACAAATTCGCAGCCGATTCTCGTCACAAAGATTTGATCAATTTCACTAAGGCCTTCAAATTGCCTTACAGTTCTGGCCTTTACTCTAATAATTCTTCCCTCTAAGTCATCCACTTCAATCTCATTTAATCTCGCTGCACTCACAGAGTGAAACTCAGGAAATTGAGGTAGACACAACATTAGAGGAATTGCATTTATTTCGGGAACACTTGGCAAGTTTTCAAGGAGAACTCCCCCTTCAGAAATATTCAAACACTTTGCCCTAAAAACATAACAATCGCTCTGATAGAGAGCGATTGTTTTTAAGGGTGAACGTAAATGTTTTCGTTTAAATTTTGCCTCTGTCATAACGCCCTATAGAAGCTTACTTGCAACCTCAGAAAGCGCTGATCTCTCACCAACTTTTAACGTCGTGTGAGCGACAATATCTTCAACTTTTAATCTCTCAACACAGTAAGAAAGCCCATTGTTGATTTCATCTAGGTATGGACTATCAATCTGCTGAGGGTCACCAGTTAAGATGATTTTTGTTCCCTCACCTGCTCTTGTAATAATTGTTTTTACTTCATGAGGTGAAAGGTTTTGTGCCTCATCAACTATTAAGTACTGTCCAGGAATTGAACGACCTCTAATATATGTTAGAGGCTCAACGTGTAATAATCCATGCTCAATAAGATCATCATAAGAAGAGTTACCACCCTTGTGCTGATTAAAGAGAAAGTCCATATTATCAAAAATTGGCTGCATCCATGGTGCAAGCTTTTCATTTACATCACCAGGTAGGAAACCAAGATCTTTTCCCATTGGTTGTACTGGTCTCGATACGAGTAGCCTTGAGTACTTCTCTTGATTAATAGTCATTTCAAGGCCAGCGGCAATTGCTAAAAGGGTCTTTCCCGTTCCGGCCTTACCTACTAGAGTAACCAATTTAACATCATCATTTAATAGTGCATCTAGAGCAAATTGTTGCTCCATATTCTTTGGATAAATTCCCCAAATACCTTCTCTCATTGGGATAAGAGGAACAATCCCCTTCTTAGAGAGAGAATATCTTCCTAGAGCGCGCTTTCTCTCATTCCCCTTTTCTTGAAGAATGAGATATTCATTTGGATAAATCTCTTGTTCATCAGCATCTTCAAAAGGAAGGTGACGATTCTTTTCAAACTCAGATAGCTCAGAAGCATCAACCTCTAAAACTCTATGACCATGGTAAATCTCATCTAATGAAATATTCTTCTTACCGTAGTCCTCAGCATCAACTCCTAAAATATCTGCTTTTAACCTTAGGTTAATATCTTTTGTAATGAGGATAACATCTTCACCTTCTTCCTTAAGCGCTAGCGCCGAAGAGAGGATGAGGTTGTCATTCACTTTTAGATCAATAACTTTATCGTACTTATCTTTAACTTTCTTATCGACGGTAATGATTAATTGACCACCATTATCTAGGGAAACCCCTTTAGTTAGAGAGCCTTGCTTTCTTAAGTCATCTACTAATCTTGAGAAGTGTCTCGCGTTTCGACCATTCTCATTTTGATCTTTTTTAAATCTGTCTACTTCTTCAACAACTACTAGCGGGATAAAGACATTATTGTCTGCAAATTGAAAAATTGCAGTTGGATCAAATAGGATAACATTAGTGTCTAGGACAAAAGTCTTTTTCAAAAGAAACCTCCACAAAGAGTGTTAAAAACCCTCTTAGTTATATAAGTATGTGTGTGTAAAAATTGATTCGTTAGATATGAAAATGAAATAGTATCATCCTTGATTATTTTCATTCTCTATAATTGTAGATAAAAGACTTGAAAGTTGCAAAATAAATTAGATATCTATATCGATATCAAAGAGATTTAGCTGAAATACTGCTCTTTTGGCCTCAAATTCCTTAAATTCGACACCTAACTCATTACTATAGAACCCTGCAATAAACTTAAATGGCCATAGCCTCAACTCAAGCCCATAACTCAGATACCCCTCAGAGAATCCTCCAAGTAGAGATACAAAAGGAAGGTCTACCTCTAGTCCTAAGTGAATTTTTCTAGAAAACGGCATATAGACATTGATAGGATGAAGATCAGCAGATAGAGAGTAAGCAATAATTCCAAAGTTCTGCTTCCAATTCACACCTGCATTTATATACATTTCTTGCTCAGGTATATCGACATCACCAGAAACTTTTCTAAACTTAGTCCCACCAACATCTAAAATACTAGCTCCCCATGAAAGCTCACTAAAACTAGTTCTAAGTGATTGCTCAAATCCAAGATCTACTCCCCAAGCTTTTCCTTTCGACCACCCTAGGGCATTTCGAATATCATCAATATCTTCGACGTCATTTTGAATCTTACTTAAGAGCTCTGTTCCAAATAAATCAAATTGCCCAGCAAGTCCCTCTCTCTGGATGTGCTTGAGAGAAATACCTATTGAGCTTCTCAGTCTTTGTTTTGATTTTGAGCTCTTTCCAAAGTTATAGGCAAAGCCCGCTACAAAACCTCTATCAACTCTATAATCAATATCTAAAAGAGGATGAACTGTATTCTCAAGTAAGAGACTCGTCCTAGTTCGAGCAAAGAGATTAAAGCCAAAGCTCGCCATTTTTAGACCGGGGTATGCCCCTGCTTGTACAAAGACAGGAAAACCTAGGAGTCGATCAGATATAGCTGCGGCATCACTACTTGGAAAGTCTTTAAAGCGATCCACTTCATCAAGAGCATTTGTCACACCTATTTGAGGATTTAGTGGAGAGATCTCTACTCCACTATTTCTGCCAAGAGCAGCTGGATTATAGAATAGAGTATATTCATCATCCGCCCTAGCTGTATAGGCGTCCCCTAGCAGTAGTGCCTTAGAACTTCTTCCCATATGCACAACTTCCTGCCCTAAAGCTGTGGAAGAAATAATGAATGTGATTAAGAAGAAAATCTTATTCAAAAAATACTACCTATGAAGTGTTTCAAATACTGCGGCGTAAAAGTACATGATATCTTCATCGTTTCCAGCAAAGAGATTTTCACATCTCTGTTGTGATGTTGTATCAAAAATGCGCGTATCAAAAGTTGGTTTAACGACAGTGATTCCAAGCTTGGCCACTTCTACCGCGGTAGAAATATTTGCAAACTCTGAAAAATCATCTCCCGTAAATGTTCCAATAAAACTATCTAATGTATCTACGAAATTATTAAAGAGTGTGATTCCCTTACAGGCATTCTCAACATTCACAAGATCAACTCCATCAACTAAGTCGGGATGCCCTTCATCTGATCCATTTACG
Proteins encoded in this window:
- a CDS encoding peroxiredoxin; its protein translation is MTTETVYPTSLVGKEAPEFKGQAVVNGEIKEIALSDFKGKWKVLFFYPLDFTFVCPTEITAFSDKIQMFKDLNCEVIGCSVDSEFSHLAWTQQPRNKGGLGEIAYPLLSDLTKEVARSYGVLMDDAVAFRGTFVIDDNNVVQHCSINNLSVGRNVEEIARLVDGYQYTAKHGEVCPAGWNNGADTMKPDPTGSQEYFNKL
- a CDS encoding DedA family protein encodes the protein MEMILEYIQANVAIAPYLIFGLLFLAGFNLPVSEDIMLFVSALIASKNPEYTYQLFAAVFLGAYVSDLICYGFMGRFLGNKIFKLKFFASIASPEKIEKVNNFYNKYGIMTLLIGRFIPFGVRNALFLTAGLGKMNAWKFAISDLIACTISCVSFFALYYNYGETVIEYVKKGNIILFSIALIGVVIFFIKKKKDQKALNSL
- a CDS encoding PhoH family protein, which produces MKKTFVLDTNVILFDPTAIFQFADNNVFIPLVVVEEVDRFKKDQNENGRNARHFSRLVDDLRKQGSLTKGVSLDNGGQLIITVDKKVKDKYDKVIDLKVNDNLILSSALALKEEGEDVILITKDINLRLKADILGVDAEDYGKKNISLDEIYHGHRVLEVDASELSEFEKNRHLPFEDADEQEIYPNEYLILQEKGNERKRALGRYSLSKKGIVPLIPMREGIWGIYPKNMEQQFALDALLNDDVKLVTLVGKAGTGKTLLAIAAGLEMTINQEKYSRLLVSRPVQPMGKDLGFLPGDVNEKLAPWMQPIFDNMDFLFNQHKGGNSSYDDLIEHGLLHVEPLTYIRGRSIPGQYLIVDEAQNLSPHEVKTIITRAGEGTKIILTGDPQQIDSPYLDEINNGLSYCVERLKVEDIVAHTTLKVGERSALSEVASKLL
- a CDS encoding ATP-dependent Clp protease proteolytic subunit; the encoded protein is MSNPKMHIPNPIVIEQTARGERQYDIYSRLLLDRIVFLGTQVNDTVANLIMAQMLFLETDDPDAPIHFYINSPGGSVYAGLGIYDVMQYISCPVHTYCVGLAASMGSLLLTAGAEGHRYSMPHSRIMIHQPLGGAQGQCSDIQIQAKEIQDLKDQLNGIYIKHSAKEMSMDKIVAATDRDNYLSPTEAIELGIIDHIIEKKK